GACGACTTTCCATATAGCTATTAATATAATAGTACGCTATTAAAAGGTTTtggtttatataaataaagcatAGTTTTACTCACAAAttacagacggacatggcctTTGATGCTGACCGAGAGAAGAGGATAAATAATGATACAATTATCTTCCCAAGTggactttattaaaaatttattgaaaaacaatCTCAGCactcaaatgcatttaaatgatgTCCCCcagttaaatttaacaaattattattaaatattatatgtcaAAAAAGCAAGCTGCACGCATATGCAAATGTTATTTGCAAAATGGTTGAAATATTGGAAAAATTAGACattaataattttgaaataataatagcctaattgcaaaattatttcataaaattaataatatttgcttGCACACGAATGTTGACAGCTGAAATTTATACAATCCAAATTCTGCATtgattattaataaaaatatataatttgagTCCAATACTGAATGGCAGCATATCCATATTTGGTTTCAAGCAGCCCACTTTAGAAAttaaacatacaaacatattaaacagaaacacacacgcacacacacacacacccacacacacaaacacacacattatgTACCCCATGAAACACATGTTGGTAGCTTAGCGGGCAAACTCTGTGCTCATTATATAATTGCAACTGTTTGAAGTTCTCTGCTGTTTCTCTAACTGCTGCTTCTCTGACTGCTGCTGTGACTGTGGGATGCTACTCGTATTTCTCTGTGGCCGCTGCCATGGCCACGGGTTATGTGTCGTAATTTGTAATCTCAAAACGGTGGCATAGAAAATTTGTTATCGTTTTAATGTTTGTTGTTAAATTGCCACAGCAACGCGGCAATGGCAAGCAAAGTCACAAAAGATTCCAAAAGGGTTTTGCTGTGTCTATCATATTAAGCATTTTTCTTCcgacttttctttttgtgtaaATCTAtgggcgtgcgtgtgtgtgtgtgtgtgtgtttcgtcTAGACACAGTTCTTTGCACAGGTAGCCAAGGAAAAGTTGACTGAACTGCAGAGCTAAGCACAAAATACTCTTAAGTAGAAAAATACCAGCCGCcctttgcagctgctgctgttgccgctcctaaagtatgctacaaaatattatattagcaaacaaaagcagctgcagaacacacacacacacacacacacacgtgcacattATAGACAAACACAAAATACCACAAGCGCAATGCGTCGTATACTTAATACGTGTGgctacaaaattatattgaaattaCAAAATGCTTATGTCGGCAAGTGGATGGGCCTGGTGTTGGGGGCGTGGCGCCTTGTTAAATTGTCTAGCCGTGCGCCCATTGCAGGTTGTCTTGCGGTTTTATGGTCTGCGCCGTAGAACAAGccaaattacgcatacgccaggCCATTACGCTGATTTAAACGGGCCTCTTTCTTATTCTAAAATGAATACGCTTATTTATCGAAGGCTCAGAATAGTTAATGCATTACAATAATGTTTTAAAACggacaacaacattttaaatgggtaTTGCCAATTTATACGCTTTCCGTAAATATTTCATTGTAAAGCTACTTAAAAACTTCAAGCATCTGTTTTATATTTGCCATTGTTCTTCTGGTCGAAAACAAATCTCTTCCGACTTGCCCAGTGCCATCATCATGCATACATTAAGTGTACTTGTTTATTCTCACAGAGAAACCCAATTACAAATATATCAACACGGGGGCGTCGACATGAGATGCAGCCAAGTGCTAAGGATATCAGGCgcttttttacaaatatttacacttCGTTAACTGTCAAAGACACCAACGGCCGCCCCTTTGGAGGAGGGCTGAACCATTTAAAAACCGCCGATTTTGTTACATTCtacttatttgttgttttttttttttcaacattgCTTTGAAAAGCACTTTATGCAAATGcctataaaaatacattttctgaGCCAACGCGCAGAATGGCAACACAAAAGGCAAAACGAATGAAACCATTTTAAAGCTCAAAACTTTGCGCCACCTAAAGGTCATTCGGGTTCATTCGAATGGTCCAACACGGGGTTAGTTAAGGAGTACATGCAGAACTTATATGTCATTAAAATGCATATTCAATTAGCTAAAATGGCCGAAAACGTACGTGGAAACCAGAAATACGCTGTACACCTTTGGCATGCGGCTACACACAATGGAGCTACACAGTCGataccaaaaataataaaacctgGGAAAAACGACGAACAACCGCAAACATCTGCtgaaaaattcttttaattagCGTTGAACAATAGCGCCGCCCACGACGACGATGGCTGACCAAACAATGGGCGTTAAATTCTATTCAATGGCAGAACTGAAAGCACAGCAAATAATTGAAGTACTTGACGTAACCATAGAGCAGAAAGGTGCAAAAGGATGCGGATTGCTGTGAAACGAAAAGGGACAGCAAACCAGAAAGATGCAGACTAAATGGCGGACAAAAACATTAATGAGCTGCTCGTGAGCCAGGAATATGTCATTTTTCaggacgacgatgatgacaaTATTGTCGATGATGATCATTATGATAATGGTCTACCGTCGATTTCATCATTAATTCAGTccgttgtccttgttgttgctgttattattgcaatttttctGGCTGTTGATTGACCTCAATTGGCAACTTGTGCGGCTGACAGGTATtgattatgtttatgtttttgtatttctaaAAACGTGCCCAACTAACAgaaatttattattcaaaatttttggttttaaataatatcctagaataaaaatattctaaaagtgaataaccaaaaactatatttcatttatgtaTTAACTTATTAATTTAATGTGTGCTAGGATGCTTATATTGAAGCTTATGATTTACTCAGATCCATGGTAGATCTCTAAGaaaggcagccaaaaaaatacaagacGTCAACAAAGCCTTGTACTTTATTGTCTCATAAAAAGAATTTCAGTCTCCTCAAAGCGAATCTGCCCATTATTTGCCCTACAACCACTTATCCATAAAACCATAAACCCTTTTAATTTTCCGCACTAAATCACATCCCCACATTTTCCTAAATAGAGTAATAAAATCAAGCACATGCCGTTCCCCGCAGCACGAAACACAAACTATTTTTAAAGAATGACGAAAATACTAGTCAACTGACGACCCCCAAGTACCGAAATACAATCGCAGCCCGCAATCTAGACAGGTGTTTGGGTCAGCAGTTCAACGTACGTTCAAGAGGTGCTTGAAACTATGACTAATATAAAGGTTCTCCAACtatctgtgtatgtgtttgcgtgtgtgtgctgacacaataatttatttttaaatgcaggCTTTAGTTTCCGTGCGAAGAGAGTTCCGCACGCTGCCAAAGTCATGGGCCAAATGTGGCACAGCTGAAATGTGAAACAGagcaaaacagaaacaatgaaaatggcaaaaaagaaaagcaaatgtATTGtctacacgcacacacactaaaaGTTTCAACTTCCAATCAGCCAAAGAGAACAAGCCAGATACAGAGAacatgagagagagagagccactgcaaagaaaaaaaggatAAAGTGCGCACAAGTGAGAGCGAAAGCTCTCGACTAgctgagagtgagagagagccGCATTCACAGCACGTGCTGTGCGTAAAAATGCTGTGATACGAATAAAAGAAATTGATAGTAAAGCGTAACGGCACAAAACAAAGCTCAGATAGGAAAGGAATgcggaagaaaaaaaaactatgctATAAAATGTGATATGGAATAGCAACATATGACAGCTGTCATGTTACAGTCCGCAGCAGCTAGCGCCAGCACAATGAAAGTTGGGTTAGGTTGTGGAATTGTAAGATTAAAAAATGGCAAGAAAGAAACGGAAGCGCATGCATGATGTGGCGGAAGATGGTGATGCGGGATTAACAGATACAAAGGATTATAAAGTTGTCAATGAATAACTGCATGAGGACAGATAGATAAGCCCGACTGGGAATTGTTTTATGCGAAGACTTTATGAACTACTGCAcatatattgataaaaaacAATGAGGGGAAATAGATATAGCAAGAAGCTGCTATTATGAAGTcacaattaaaacaacaaacagaaaagaatATTAGGAGAGGTATGAGTATAAGTATTTTACAGTATAAACAGCTCGAAGTCCGACATAAAGGAGGAGGACATGTGTCTTACTCAgagttataaatataatttagtcGATCAGCATTAGCAAACGAACAAATTTCACTGTAAGCCTTTTATCAATTTAACATAACTCTGCGGATAGAATCACAAAGTACTTTTTTTTCCACTGCAAAAGGCCAACAACAAACGTTGCCAAGTTTAAAACTCGCCAATCTAGTTTAcaggaacagcagctgcttcGAGGCAGGTGGCGCCGAGAATAGTGagaatttgttgcatttgaaaCCCAAATCGAATGGGTTAAATGACGCGTAAAatgccagcagcaggcgcagcagcagcctgaGCGAGGGATAAAAGCAAGCCGAAAGCAAAGTTATACAGAGCAGAGCGACAGCGATATTCAATACGTTGAATTCTGGGCGACACAATAAACTCTGGCACGCACATAAACCTGAGCCGTTGCTTCGTCTGTCGCTGACACTGTCACTGGCACTGAGCACAGCGGGAAACGTTGATGTGGGTAAGATGGAGGCACCGAATTGCCACAAAGCTGCAGCACTACGAGACCGCAAAATGCATGtcaaccgcagcagcagcacgagcagcaacagccataaaaacaacagaacaaattaatattttataacttaattaaaaacacaaaataaaagggCCGTATGAATAtgtgataataaataaatggtaAGAGCGGCCGGCACGCAGCGTGCGGCGGTCATTGGCAAACTTTAAGTTGCTGCTGGCGTGgccattttttattattcatacGCCGCGTGGCACGCAAtgggaaacaaaaaaaaaaataaaaacgtttCTAACGTGAGCTTCTTCGCAcactcaatttaattttaatttacacttcatgcataaaaaataaattgcaggCGCAGCAACGCCTCTGCGCCAATTGATGAGCAAGGACGACAAAAAGCTGATAGGTACGCTAGCGTCAaccatgtttgtgtgtgtgtgtgtataaaatttataaaaatggcTTCCTCCTCCATCCGCAATGCCAGGCCATTAAGCATGCCCCACCGATGCGGTCGCCTTGATTGTTTGTGCAAATGTGCAGCGGAAACGGGTTACGAGTATTTTATGGATAAGGTCAAGCGGGGCATGCCAGGGAAGAGCAGAGCTTTAGCTATAACTGCTCACAGTGtaagtttatatatagctCTCGACAGGCTTGTTTAACAAGCTGGCAAAACATTTGATAGGTTATCCGGGATACATAGAAATAGTTGCCTTCCTCAAAACTTCTAATACAGgctttatgaaatttaaagCAAGTCACATAAACttactttttaaaatttgcatggtttttgtttttatgtaacATTGACATGAAATAggcttaatttaaataaaaaaacaagtcgAAATCATTTGGTATGTCTAGTTTCCTAGTCGAGATCTTTGgttttttatatgaaatggTTTGATTTAGAATTATGggcaataaatttaaacagtttgtatgatatagtgtgaAAAGTGGAAAAAGACAGTAAAATAATTTCcctaaaaaaaattgcaatactTAAACCATTCCCTTTGTtacatgtttatttatttaaaaatggtCTATATTTGGTGATTTTTCTGCACACTTAAAGGAATATATTTTCAGTTAATCAGTGCAATGAAATCACATGCGAGATAGCCTAGCAATTAACTAAGTTTATGACCCACATAGACTGACGCGATGCCCATTTGAATGTAACTCAAAATCGTTTGCTCCTTGCCGCTGGCTTCCTGCCGCCTTGCTGAACCCAACACACCCATCAAATAGTTAGCTGCCATGCGAAGCTCTGAAATCCAAACAATGAAGATAACGcaagccacagcagcagcagctacgcAACTTTCAATGAAAACATGcaaattgtgttgttgttgttgtacttgctgtttttgttattgttgctgttgttgtggcagAGTCCGGTATATAAGACAAACAAGGCAGCGATTTGCTGCGGTCATATTCAAGTTCCTGTGCCACAAACAAACTAAAATCattggcaaataaatccatGGCGGAACGCGAGCCGTTAAATACATCTCAAATTTACAATCACTTAAACTGATTGATGCTAACATCTACGCCATTCATTGCGCAGTCTACAAATCTTCTTAAGAATGCAGGCAATTGAGAAAGGCAAGATTAATTGACGCAGTTTTCTAGTTTTCTCTTATGGCGATATGCTGGCGAGGTTCCATACACGCGATTTGCTTTGCATAAACAACtctaaatatttttctaaaacACATTGATATATCTTTCATtcgaaaaacaatcaaaattttttgCACGTTAGtatctaaatttttaaattttacttaaTGGTATTCGTTATGCTTAGATATCCCAGCCATTTATTTGCATCCAAAAACAGGTAAAAATGCCTTGAAGCAGCACATAGAAATCCCTTTAATTCCGAAACTATTTCCAGTTTTATTAAGTTCTCCAGCCGTGAGTACAGCGGTTCAGATGAGGGCCAGAAATCAGTTTTCGCCGACATTAAGACGGCGCCACCGATTGAGGTTTTTCATTTGACAAAACTCTTTATGGAGGACAAGCATGAGAAAAAAGTCAATTTAGGAATTGGCGGTAGGTGGACTCAAATCCCATTAATACGGGATTCAGTTAATACTGAAACGCAATTGAGAATTAATTATTTGGCAGCATATCGGACTGAAGAAAACAAACCTTTTGTATTGCCAGTTGTTAAAAAGTGTGAATTGGAAATAGTAAAAGACCCCAAATTGACTCATGAATATCTACCCATACTGGGCAATGCAGAATTTACAAAGGCAGCCACCGAACTAATTTTAGGGAAGGACTGCAAGGCAATAGAAGAAAACCGAGTGAGCATTCTGATTAATAGGAATTCTTCTCTTGCATCACAATGGAGTTTTTCCACCATCAGATTGTGGCTGCTCAAGCTATTTCAGGCACCGGTGCTGTTCGATTAGCTGCTGAGTTCATGAGCCAAATTATGAAGCGACGCACTTGTTACATGCCCCAGCCCACTTGGGATAATCACTTTAGTATCTTTAAGGCAGCTGGATTCAAGCATCTTAAGCATTGTCCCTATTGGAatgccaaaaaacaaaaaattgatatcTCCAAGCTTTTGGCGGCACTTAGCGAGGCCCCAGAAGGAGCCGTAGTTGTATTTCAGGCCGCGGCTCATAATCCCACAGGCATGGATCCCACAAAAAAGCAATGGAAACAAATTGCCGAAGTTATAAAACAGCGTAAACTGTTCCCATTCTTTGATGTTGCATATCAGGGATTTGCAAGTGGTGATCCGGATCGCGATGCCTGGGCAGTTAGATACTTTGTCAAAGAGGGCATTGAAACATTAATAGCACAATCTTTTTCCAAAAGCATGGGCTTATACAGTGagtgcattttaatatttatttttcttgttttgttgtttataataCACACGGGGTTTATTTGCTACACAAGGATTTTAGAAACAGTCTGAACGAGCTTTTCTGAATTTAACTTCTTGATAAGGCTAATGAGTTTCTGATTTTCATTGAAATTAGATGAGCGAATAGGCAATCTGGTGATCGTGTTAAAAGATCCAAAGCATGCCAAAGCTGTAGCCTCACAGATAACAAATCTTATTCGAAATAGCTATTCAAATCCGCCCGCGTTTGGCAGTCGTATTGTTGCAAAGCTGCTGACGAACGaggaaaataaacatatttggtAAGCGATACTTAAAACACTAGATAAAAAAGGATATGATTTAGCGATCCCCTGTATTAAGGCTACAACATTTAAGCGAAATGTCAGATCGTGTGAAGACTATGCGTAGAGAATTAGCCGAAAGACTCACAGAGCTGGAGACACCCGGAACATGGGATCACATTGTAAAACAGCGTGGAATGTTCTCAATGTTGGCTCTACAACGTAAGTGGGATCATTTTCTAAAGACAATGACCCTTATaagtttcaattttttcaGCAGCGGAACAATGTGAAAAACTGATCAGAGATaagcatatttatttgcttcGATCTGGTCGCATAAATATCTGTGGATTGAACACGAAAAATCTCGAATATGTGGCCGAATCTATTAGCGAAGTTATTAAGGATGCGAGTTGTGCAGCTGCTGGAGGTGATAACAATAACGAGGCAAATGGTTCGGTTGAGAAGGATATTAGTGAAAATGATGTCAACAAGGATATAATTTGTTCGACTGGTTCCGGAGATAAGGATAACAAAGAAGCAAGTGATTCCAGTGACAGGAATGACAATAAGGAAGCAATTGGTTCGAGTGATATGGATTGCAATAATCAGGTTTCTGGTTCAAATGTTATGGACATCACTGAAAAGTCTATTGCTTCGACTGATAAAGTGAACTCAAAGGAGGCAATTGGTTCGGAAGATAACGCTTGCACTAAAGAGATAATTGGCTCGGCTGATAAAGATAACAAAAAGGAGGCAATTGAATCGGTTGATAATGATTGCCCTAAGCAGGTAATTGGTTTGACTGATAATGATTTCACTACAAAGTCAACAGGTTCGGAAAATAAGGATTGCACTAAAGATATAACTGGTTCAACTGATAAAGATAACACGAAGGAGGCAATTGGATTGGCTGATAAAGATTATACAATACAGGTATTTAGTTCGACTGATAAAGATTGCACTAACGAAATAAGCGGCTTAAGTGACATGAGTTGCACTAAAGAAATAACCGGTTCGACTGATAAGGACTGCTCTAAAGATATGATTGGTTTGATTGAGAAGCCCATCACTGAAGAGATAATTGGTTCAATAGATAAGGATTGCACCAAAGATATAATTGGTGCggttgaaaaaaataaagaggAAATTGGTTCGAGTGATAAGGACATCACTAACGAGATAATTGATTTACAATATAAGGATAATAAGGAGACAATTGATTTGACTGATAAGGATTGCACCAAAGAAATAATTGGTGCGGTTGAAAAAGATAAGGAGGAAATTTGTTCGAGTGATAAGGATATCACTAACGAGCTTATTGGTTCAATTGATATGGATAATAAGGAGACAATTGGTTTGACTGATAAGAATTGCACCAAAGATATAATTGGTTCAATTGAAAACGATAAGGAGTCAATTGGTTCGCGTGATAAGGACATCACTAAAGAAATAATTGGTTCAATACATAAGGAAAATGAGGATGAAATTGGTTCGACTGATAAGGATTGCACTGAGATAACTGGTTCGAGTGATAAAGACGACTATAAGATGGCAATTGGTTCGAGTGATAAAGTGATAATTGATGCGAGTGATAAAGATAACAATATGAGAACATGTGGTTCGAGTGAATATACTGCAAATTTGGAATCAAATAAAGGCATCAAAAGCGATGACTAGAGTGAAATTAAAGAGAGGATAATAAGAagtaaatgatttattttctttccGCCTCAGCCAAGAAACATAGCTCTCGTCGAACCGGAAGCTACTATTTAGTGCAGCTGGCAATGATGTTTATTAGGTTGTTCTAtgtacaacagccaaaagCCCTTCTGTGAGCACAGTAGACCAACTCCTTTTGGTCCAAACGCCCTTCTACGCGATTTTCATGGCCTTAAGCACTGCTTAcaaatttttatgtattaCTTTTATAGAACAATCcatgaaagaaaataaacaaataaaaaataaatctatGTATATTCTTGCTATAATCTTGCTTCAGATAAATCGGACCATAAATACCGATGTTATTTAAGAGTCGATTTCCAATAATGTGAGGAAGAGATTTTGGCGC
The sequence above is a segment of the Drosophila virilis strain 15010-1051.87 chromosome 3, Dvir_AGI_RSII-ME, whole genome shotgun sequence genome. Coding sequences within it:
- the LOC6624254 gene encoding uncharacterized protein isoform X2, yielding MVFVMLRYPSHLFASKNSFIKFSSREYSGSDEGQKSVFADIKTAPPIEVFHLTKLFMEDKHEKKVNLGIGAYRTEENKPFVLPVVKKCELEIVKDPKLTHEYLPILGNAEFTKAATELILGKDCKAIEENRIVAAQAISGTGAVRLAAEFMSQIMKRRTCYMPQPTWDNHFSIFKAAGFKHLKHCPYWNAKKQKIDISKLLAALSEAPEGAVVVFQAAAHNPTGMDPTKKQWKQIAEVIKQRKLFPFFDVAYQGFASGDPDRDAWAVRYFVKEGIETLIAQSFSKSMGLYNERIGNLVIVLKDPKHAKAVASQITNLIRNSYSNPPAFGSRIVAKLLTNEENKHIWLQHLSEMSDRVKTMRRELAERLTELETPGTWDHIVKQRGMFSMLALQPEQCEKLIRDKHIYLLRSGRINICGLNTKNLEYVAESISEVIKDASCAAAGGDNNNEANGSVEKDISENDVNKDIICSTGSGDKDNKEASDSSDRNDNKEAIGSSDMDCNNQVSGSNVMDITEKSIASTDKVNSKEAIGSEDNACTKEIIGSADKDNKKEAIESVDNDCPKQVIGLTDNDFTTKSTGSENKDCTKDITGSTDKDNTKEAIGLADKDYTIQVFSSTDKDCTNEISGLSDMSCTKEITGSTDKDCSKDMIGLIEKPITEEIIGSIDKDCTKDIIGAVEKNKEEIGSSDKDITNEIIDLQYKDNKETIDLTDKDCTKEIIGAVEKDKEEICSSDKDITNELIGSIDMDNKETIGLTDKNCTKDIIGSIENDKESIGSRDKDITKEIIGSIHKENEDEIGSTDKDCTEITGSSDKDDYKMAIGSSDKVIIDASDKDNNMRTCGSSEYTANLESNKGIKSDD
- the LOC6624254 gene encoding uncharacterized protein isoform X3, with the translated sequence MVFVMLRYPSHLFASKNSFIKFSSREYSGSDEGQKSVFADIKTAPPIEVFHLTKLFMEDKHEKKVNLGIGVVKKCELEIVKDPKLTHEYLPILGNAEFTKAATELILGKDCKAIEENRIVAAQAISGTGAVRLAAEFMSQIMKRRTCYMPQPTWDNHFSIFKAAGFKHLKHCPYWNAKKQKIDISKLLAALSEAPEGAVVVFQAAAHNPTGMDPTKKQWKQIAEVIKQRKLFPFFDVAYQGFASGDPDRDAWAVRYFVKEGIETLIAQSFSKSMGLYNERIGNLVIVLKDPKHAKAVASQITNLIRNSYSNPPAFGSRIVAKLLTNEENKHIWLQHLSEMSDRVKTMRRELAERLTELETPGTWDHIVKQRGMFSMLALQPAEQCEKLIRDKHIYLLRSGRINICGLNTKNLEYVAESISEVIKDASCAAAGGDNNNEANGSVEKDISENDVNKDIICSTGSGDKDNKEASDSSDRNDNKEAIGSSDMDCNNQVSGSNVMDITEKSIASTDKVNSKEAIGSEDNACTKEIIGSADKDNKKEAIESVDNDCPKQVIGLTDNDFTTKSTGSENKDCTKDITGSTDKDNTKEAIGLADKDYTIQVFSSTDKDCTNEISGLSDMSCTKEITGSTDKDCSKDMIGLIEKPITEEIIGSIDKDCTKDIIGAVEKNKEEIGSSDKDITNEIIDLQYKDNKETIDLTDKDCTKEIIGAVEKDKEEICSSDKDITNELIGSIDMDNKETIGLTDKNCTKDIIGSIENDKESIGSRDKDITKEIIGSIHKENEDEIGSTDKDCTEITGSSDKDDYKMAIGSSDKVIIDASDKDNNMRTCGSSEYTANLESNKGIKSDD
- the LOC6624254 gene encoding uncharacterized protein isoform X1, yielding MVFVMLRYPSHLFASKNSFIKFSSREYSGSDEGQKSVFADIKTAPPIEVFHLTKLFMEDKHEKKVNLGIGAYRTEENKPFVLPVVKKCELEIVKDPKLTHEYLPILGNAEFTKAATELILGKDCKAIEENRIVAAQAISGTGAVRLAAEFMSQIMKRRTCYMPQPTWDNHFSIFKAAGFKHLKHCPYWNAKKQKIDISKLLAALSEAPEGAVVVFQAAAHNPTGMDPTKKQWKQIAEVIKQRKLFPFFDVAYQGFASGDPDRDAWAVRYFVKEGIETLIAQSFSKSMGLYNERIGNLVIVLKDPKHAKAVASQITNLIRNSYSNPPAFGSRIVAKLLTNEENKHIWLQHLSEMSDRVKTMRRELAERLTELETPGTWDHIVKQRGMFSMLALQPAEQCEKLIRDKHIYLLRSGRINICGLNTKNLEYVAESISEVIKDASCAAAGGDNNNEANGSVEKDISENDVNKDIICSTGSGDKDNKEASDSSDRNDNKEAIGSSDMDCNNQVSGSNVMDITEKSIASTDKVNSKEAIGSEDNACTKEIIGSADKDNKKEAIESVDNDCPKQVIGLTDNDFTTKSTGSENKDCTKDITGSTDKDNTKEAIGLADKDYTIQVFSSTDKDCTNEISGLSDMSCTKEITGSTDKDCSKDMIGLIEKPITEEIIGSIDKDCTKDIIGAVEKNKEEIGSSDKDITNEIIDLQYKDNKETIDLTDKDCTKEIIGAVEKDKEEICSSDKDITNELIGSIDMDNKETIGLTDKNCTKDIIGSIENDKESIGSRDKDITKEIIGSIHKENEDEIGSTDKDCTEITGSSDKDDYKMAIGSSDKVIIDASDKDNNMRTCGSSEYTANLESNKGIKSDD